The Methanothrix soehngenii GP6 genome has a window encoding:
- the argC gene encoding N-acetyl-gamma-glutamyl-phosphate reductase, with product MIDVGIIGGSGYTGGELLRLLANHPEVDVKLVTSRKLSGKPVSLVHPHLKSIYALNFEALNAKEAAERCDIIFTGVPHGTAMDWVPDLLDAGTRVIDLSSDYRLPVDVFEKTYGMKHRAPRDAIFGLPELHSEVAEAKLIGNPGCYPTGAILALAPLAHAGLVDRVVYDSKSGISGAGIEPTETSHYPNMSQNVIPYKITTHRHVPEIKQELGLLSPGIKVNFTPHVIPSVRGILTTAHVFAKEGAETTLQDREAVARIYRDFYKDAPFVRMADVVPRLGAVRGSNFCDISFEPEKGSDRIVVVSAIDNLVKGASGQAIQNMNLMAGLDQRTGLWFPGMAP from the coding sequence ATGATAGATGTAGGAATTATCGGTGGATCGGGCTACACCGGTGGGGAGCTCTTGCGTCTCCTTGCAAACCATCCCGAGGTCGATGTGAAGCTTGTCACCTCCCGCAAGCTCTCGGGAAAGCCTGTGAGCCTGGTTCATCCTCATCTTAAGAGCATTTACGCTTTGAATTTCGAGGCGCTCAACGCGAAAGAGGCGGCTGAGCGCTGCGATATAATCTTCACTGGGGTTCCCCATGGGACGGCAATGGATTGGGTGCCCGATCTCCTGGATGCCGGGACGAGGGTGATCGATCTATCCTCCGATTACCGCCTGCCAGTGGATGTGTTCGAGAAGACCTATGGCATGAAACACCGCGCTCCAAGGGATGCTATCTTTGGCCTGCCGGAGCTTCATTCTGAGGTGGCAGAGGCAAAGCTTATCGGTAACCCTGGTTGCTATCCTACGGGAGCCATCCTGGCCTTGGCACCTCTCGCCCATGCTGGGCTGGTGGATCGGGTGGTCTATGACTCCAAATCGGGGATCTCTGGTGCAGGCATTGAGCCTACGGAGACCAGCCACTATCCCAATATGTCCCAGAATGTTATTCCCTATAAGATCACTACCCACAGGCATGTCCCAGAGATAAAGCAGGAGCTTGGGCTTCTCTCGCCTGGGATCAAGGTGAACTTCACCCCCCATGTCATTCCCTCAGTCCGCGGTATTCTGACCACTGCTCACGTATTTGCCAAAGAGGGGGCAGAGACCACCCTGCAGGATCGTGAGGCTGTGGCCCGGATATACCGGGATTTCTATAAAGATGCCCCCTTCGTCCGCATGGCAGATGTCGTTCCCCGCCTTGGCGCTGTCCGGGGATCCAACTTCTGCGATATAAGCTTCGAGCCGGAGAAGGGCAGCGACAGAATCGTGGTAGTATCCGCCATAGACAACCTGGTGAAGGGCGCATCCGGCCAGGCCATCCAGAACATGAACCTCATGGCGGGACTGGATCAGAGGACTGGGTTGTGGTTCCCGGGAATGGCGCCTTAA
- a CDS encoding CBS domain-containing protein, producing MKVRDVMNVMPVSVQASANVSEAARLLKENKISGMPVLDGERLVGIVSESDLLRLLSVEDESEGSLWLPSPFEIFEVPFRDLVKWERMRSSLKEIPEKEVADVMSRNLHEIGPDDSIEEAASIMTRHRINRLPVVEDGRLVGIVTRGDIISGLGMAHAED from the coding sequence ATGAAGGTCAGAGATGTGATGAACGTCATGCCGGTTTCGGTGCAGGCATCGGCGAACGTGAGCGAGGCAGCCAGGCTCCTCAAGGAAAACAAGATCAGCGGGATGCCGGTTTTAGATGGTGAGAGGCTGGTGGGAATTGTATCAGAGTCGGACCTTCTCCGTCTCTTATCGGTGGAGGACGAGTCTGAGGGGAGTCTGTGGCTCCCCAGCCCCTTCGAGATATTCGAGGTCCCCTTTCGGGACCTGGTGAAATGGGAGCGGATGCGGTCCAGTTTGAAAGAGATCCCCGAAAAGGAGGTTGCTGATGTGATGAGCCGGAACCTGCATGAGATCGGGCCGGACGACTCCATAGAGGAGGCAGCAAGCATTATGACCCGCCACCGGATCAACCGCCTTCCGGTGGTCGAGGACGGTCGGTTGGTAGGGATAGTGACCCGTGGCGATATCATATCCGGTCTGGGGATGGCCCATGCAGAGGATTAA
- the argJ gene encoding bifunctional ornithine acetyltransferase/N-acetylglutamate synthase, translating to MQRIKGGICAIDGVRACGVRAGKYGLALIAASGTAAGMFTTNRVKAAPLAVTAEHLAKGHLDGIIANSGCANAYTGPQGVEDARMMASLLAGFLKSDEERIAVASTGVIGRYMDMDIIGRLFEEARGRLRSDGEAGLEAERAIMTTDTREKEVAVEHQGLRVAGIVKGAGMIEPNMATMLCFLFTDADFSPEVLKSCLADAVRDSFNMLTVDGDTSTNDIVLLTATGRAQGRIEDFQQALRYVCVDLARQMARDGEGASKFFETLVTGARNEADARLAAKAVAKSSLVKTAVYGADPNWGRIICAVGYSGAEMNPDLVTLGLEGSGLKVDLVWKGRIAEEVLDKAREIMSGEEIIINIDLGLGMGSARSFGCDLTHEYVNVNANYTT from the coding sequence ATGCAGAGGATTAAGGGCGGGATATGCGCCATTGACGGGGTGCGCGCCTGCGGAGTGCGGGCGGGCAAGTACGGCCTGGCTCTAATTGCTGCTTCTGGAACAGCAGCCGGCATGTTCACCACCAACCGGGTAAAGGCTGCTCCGCTGGCTGTCACCGCAGAGCATCTGGCCAAAGGCCATCTGGATGGCATAATCGCTAATAGTGGCTGCGCGAACGCCTACACCGGGCCGCAGGGGGTCGAAGATGCGAGGATGATGGCCTCTCTATTGGCCGGATTTCTGAAGAGCGATGAGGAGCGGATCGCCGTGGCCTCGACTGGGGTCATAGGCCGTTATATGGATATGGATATCATCGGCCGCCTCTTCGAGGAGGCAAGAGGGCGCTTGAGGTCTGATGGGGAGGCCGGCCTGGAGGCGGAGAGGGCGATCATGACCACCGACACCAGGGAGAAGGAGGTAGCTGTAGAGCACCAGGGACTCCGGGTGGCAGGAATAGTCAAGGGTGCGGGCATGATCGAGCCTAATATGGCTACTATGCTATGCTTTCTATTTACCGATGCCGACTTCTCCCCGGAAGTGCTCAAGAGCTGCCTGGCTGATGCCGTCCGGGATAGCTTCAATATGCTCACCGTGGATGGAGATACAAGCACCAATGATATAGTCCTCCTCACCGCGACCGGTCGGGCGCAGGGCAGGATAGAGGACTTCCAGCAGGCTTTGCGGTACGTCTGCGTGGATCTCGCCCGCCAGATGGCCAGGGACGGGGAGGGGGCGAGCAAATTCTTCGAGACCCTGGTTACCGGGGCCCGCAATGAGGCTGATGCCCGGCTGGCGGCCAAAGCGGTGGCAAAGAGCAGTCTGGTTAAGACTGCAGTCTATGGGGCGGATCCCAACTGGGGAAGGATCATCTGCGCTGTGGGCTACTCCGGGGCGGAGATGAATCCGGACCTGGTCACCTTGGGGCTGGAAGGCTCGGGGCTGAAGGTCGATCTCGTCTGGAAGGGCCGGATCGCAGAGGAGGTTCTGGACAAGGCCCGAGAGATCATGTCCGGGGAGGAGATCATAATAAACATCGACCTGGGCCTGGGAATGGGGAGCGCGCGCAGCTTTGGCTGCGACTTGACCCATGAGTATGTGAATGTGAACGCCAACTATACCACCTGA
- the argH gene encoding argininosuccinate lyase, whose amino-acid sequence MFRDQRLGEISEDILDYLSSRKADQRIFLADLLVDRAHLVMLKEMGQISEEVASKIIAALDEIEEGSALGAGEDVHEAIEAAVIALVGPEGGRMHTGRSRNDEVATCIRIALRDDLLDLMDGELSFIKTLVRLAANHRESVIPGFTHTQHAQPTTLAHHLLAHADAALRDLDRLKDAYRRVNKSPLGAAAFASTGFDIDRARTADLLGFDSLVENSMDAVSSRDFVLEVLAALSIAMVNCSRLAEELILWSSSEFGYLELDNLYATTSSIMPQKKNPDTAELARAKTGSVIGSLVAALSICKALPMSYNRDLQEVTPHLWRSLDWTLSTVRILDGCLSSSRFNLEHLKESSVLGFSTATELADSLVRITGMPFRTAHSIVGRIAAGKGEPTMRTLDEISLEIWGSPASERGFSNDHLLRALDPVSNVALRANAGGPAPEETARMIEERMRLIAEEEKNLAGMRSRVDGAIEVLRAIGRSDILRDLKGD is encoded by the coding sequence ATGTTCCGGGATCAGCGTTTGGGGGAGATCAGCGAGGACATTCTCGATTATCTGTCCAGCCGTAAGGCTGATCAGAGGATATTCCTGGCCGATCTGCTGGTGGACAGGGCCCACCTGGTGATGCTGAAAGAGATGGGCCAGATATCCGAAGAGGTCGCATCGAAGATCATTGCTGCTCTGGATGAGATCGAAGAGGGATCTGCCCTTGGGGCTGGAGAGGATGTTCATGAGGCCATTGAGGCGGCAGTCATTGCTCTGGTGGGTCCTGAAGGGGGGCGAATGCATACCGGCCGCTCTCGTAACGATGAGGTGGCGACATGCATTCGCATCGCACTGAGGGATGATCTGCTCGATCTGATGGACGGGGAGCTCTCTTTCATCAAGACGCTCGTCCGCCTGGCGGCGAATCACAGGGAATCCGTCATCCCTGGGTTCACTCACACCCAGCATGCTCAGCCCACCACCCTGGCCCATCATCTACTGGCCCATGCCGATGCTGCCCTTCGGGATCTGGATAGGCTAAAGGATGCCTATAGGAGGGTCAATAAGAGCCCCCTGGGCGCAGCTGCCTTCGCATCCACTGGATTTGATATCGATCGTGCCCGGACTGCTGATCTCCTGGGATTTGACAGCCTGGTGGAGAACAGCATGGATGCCGTCTCCAGCCGGGATTTCGTCCTGGAGGTCCTGGCGGCACTCTCCATTGCCATGGTCAATTGCAGCCGCCTGGCAGAGGAGTTGATCCTCTGGTCCTCATCCGAGTTCGGCTATCTGGAATTGGACAACCTCTATGCTACCACCAGCTCCATCATGCCCCAGAAGAAAAATCCGGATACTGCGGAGCTGGCCCGCGCCAAGACCGGCTCGGTGATAGGATCTCTAGTGGCCGCTTTATCCATCTGCAAGGCTCTGCCAATGAGCTATAACCGGGACCTCCAGGAGGTGACGCCCCATCTATGGCGAAGCCTGGACTGGACGCTGAGCACAGTTAGGATCCTGGATGGATGCCTATCCTCATCGAGGTTCAACCTTGAGCATCTGAAAGAGAGTTCAGTCTTGGGTTTTTCCACCGCCACCGAGCTGGCCGACTCACTGGTGAGAATCACAGGAATGCCATTTCGCACCGCTCATAGTATCGTGGGCCGGATCGCGGCCGGAAAGGGTGAGCCCACAATGAGGACCTTAGATGAGATCAGTCTGGAGATCTGGGGGTCTCCTGCCAGCGAACGGGGCTTCTCCAATGACCATCTATTGAGGGCGTTGGACCCGGTGAGCAATGTGGCTCTGCGAGCGAACGCCGGCGGCCCTGCTCCGGAGGAGACTGCAAGGATGATTGAAGAGAGGATGAGACTGATCGCAGAGGAGGAAAAGAATCTGGCCGGAATGCGAAGTCGAGTGGACGGAGCGATTGAGGTTCTGCGGGCCATAGGGCGGTCGGATATCCTAAGGGACTTGAAAGGAGATTGA
- a CDS encoding NAD-dependent epimerase/dehydratase family protein has protein sequence MSTLVTGGAGFIGSNLVEDLLRAGEDVLVLDNMHTGSAENLAGLEGRLELIQKSCNDLSTLDIHPQKIYHLGIPSSSPMYKRNPYLVGEAINGFISIYELARRSGSRVVYASSSSLYNGILPPHREDMAIGVADYYTEARLAMERMAELYQRLYGIASVGLRFFSVYGPREEAKKQYANMVTQFLWDMKAGKRPLVYGDGTQTRDFTYVLDVVRAMRLAMDSDYHGILNVGTGEAWSFNEVIELLNRMMDLSLEAQYTENPIKNYVLQTLADTAKAKSTIGFRSRFGLKEGIGELIRFY, from the coding sequence ATGAGCACACTGGTGACAGGTGGCGCGGGTTTTATCGGCTCGAATCTGGTTGAGGATCTCTTGCGGGCAGGAGAGGATGTGCTTGTACTGGATAATATGCACACCGGAAGCGCTGAGAACCTGGCGGGTTTGGAGGGCCGCCTGGAGCTGATCCAGAAGAGCTGCAACGATCTGTCCACCCTGGATATTCATCCCCAGAAGATCTACCATCTGGGAATACCCTCATCCTCGCCCATGTACAAGAGGAATCCATACCTGGTGGGGGAGGCCATTAACGGCTTTATCTCGATCTATGAGCTGGCCCGGAGGTCAGGATCGAGGGTGGTCTATGCCTCATCCTCCTCTCTTTACAATGGTATTCTTCCTCCCCACCGCGAGGATATGGCCATTGGGGTGGCCGACTACTACACCGAGGCCCGGCTGGCCATGGAGCGCATGGCAGAGCTTTATCAGAGGCTTTACGGCATAGCCTCGGTGGGCTTGAGGTTCTTTTCCGTTTACGGTCCCCGGGAGGAGGCAAAAAAGCAGTATGCGAACATGGTCACTCAGTTCCTCTGGGATATGAAAGCGGGCAAAAGGCCGCTTGTATACGGAGATGGCACTCAGACCAGGGATTTCACCTATGTTCTGGATGTAGTGCGGGCAATGCGGCTGGCCATGGATTCGGACTACCATGGGATACTGAATGTGGGAACGGGCGAGGCCTGGAGCTTCAATGAGGTGATAGAGCTCTTGAACCGGATGATGGATCTGTCCCTGGAAGCTCAGTACACCGAAAATCCCATAAAAAACTATGTCCTGCAAACCCTGGCTGATACCGCCAAAGCGAAAAGCACGATTGGATTCCGGTCGAGGTTCGGCCTGAAAGAGGGAATCGGAGAGCTGATCCGGTTCTACTGA
- a CDS encoding class I SAM-dependent methyltransferase has product MNLLSLYHNVDLENRKTVLDLIEVNERAKIMDLGCSDGEFALRIAQKAKTLNIFGVEFLKEAAQRARSRGIRVCQADLNEILPLAAESFDVVHANQVLEHLSETDRFIKEVHRILKPGGYAVISTPNLAGLHNILSLVFGKQPFTAHVSNEVIVGNSLDPKCGMLHASRGEVHLRIFTPESLRELFSYHGFDVEQLIGVGYYPFPGPLASVLSRLDRIHSVYLTMKVRKAAKMI; this is encoded by the coding sequence ATGAATCTGTTATCTTTATACCATAACGTCGATCTGGAGAACCGCAAGACTGTACTGGACCTGATCGAGGTGAACGAGAGGGCGAAGATAATGGATTTGGGGTGCTCTGATGGCGAGTTTGCCCTGAGGATTGCCCAGAAGGCGAAAACGTTGAACATCTTCGGAGTCGAGTTTTTAAAGGAGGCTGCGCAGCGGGCCAGGAGCCGAGGAATCAGAGTCTGCCAGGCGGATCTGAACGAAATCCTGCCCCTGGCAGCAGAGAGCTTTGATGTCGTTCATGCCAATCAGGTGCTTGAGCACCTGTCCGAGACAGATCGGTTCATCAAAGAGGTTCACAGAATTCTCAAGCCCGGTGGTTATGCTGTCATATCTACACCCAATCTCGCCGGTCTGCATAACATATTATCCTTAGTTTTTGGCAAGCAGCCGTTCACTGCCCATGTGAGCAATGAGGTGATTGTGGGCAACTCTCTGGACCCTAAATGCGGAATGCTTCATGCGAGCAGGGGTGAGGTTCATTTGAGGATCTTCACCCCAGAATCTCTGCGAGAGCTGTTCAGCTACCATGGATTTGATGTGGAGCAACTGATTGGAGTGGGGTATTATCCCTTTCCCGGTCCGCTGGCCTCTGTTCTCTCGAGGCTGGATAGGATTCATTCCGTCTATCTGACTATGAAAGTGCGCAAAGCGGCAAAAATGATCTAA